A stretch of DNA from Anaerolineae bacterium:
GATGTGACGGCGGAAACTATCCGCGCTCTGGAGAATCCGTATGGCATGTCACGCCTGGCGGAACTGGCAGGCGCGGCGGCGCAGATCGCCCTGGTGATCGACGATGACAGCCGGCCAACGCCGGTTGCCCGGCTGCTGCCGGCGGTCATCGCCGAGCTTGAACGCGGCGGCGCCGGGCTGGAACGGGTGACCCTGATCGCGGCGCTGGGGGTGCACCGTCCGATGACAGATGCCGAGATCGCCCGCCGTGTTGGCGAGCAGGTAGCGCCCCGGCTGAAGATCGCCACACATAACCCCGATGACCCGGCAGGGCTGGCTGAACTGGGGATAACGAGCCGCGGTACACCGGTGCAGATCAGCCGCGTGGTGGCAGAGGCTGATCTGGTGATCTCGATCGGCTGCATCGAGCCGCATATCATCGCCAGCTTTGGTGGGGGGTACAAAAACCTGGTGCCTGGTGTGGCCGGGCGGGCGACCATCGCCCATAACCACGCCCTGAACTGTCAGCCGGCCACGTTTAACAGCGTCGGCCAGCCAATCGATCGCAATCCCATGCGTCTGGACCTGGAAGAAGCGGCGGCGATGATTCGCCCGCCGGTGTTTGTGGTCAACGCCGTGCTCAACAGCGCCCTGGAAGTCGTGCGGGTGGTGGCCGGGCATCCGGTTGCCGCGCATCGGGAAGGGGCGCAGGTCAGCGCGGCGATCTACGGTGTGCGCATCCCCAGGCTGACGGATGTGGTGATCACCGCCTCACATCCGATGGATCAGGATCTTCGGCAGGGCGTCAAGGCGCTGGCCAACACGATCCGGGCGGTGCGGCGGGGCGGGGTGCTGTTCACGCTGGTGCGGGCGGAGGAGGGCGTGGGCGTGTTTGGGTTAGCCAACCGCCGCCTGCCGCTGGGACGCCGGGCACTGCGGGTGTTGGCGCCGGCGCTGCTGGCGCTCCTGCCACGCCTGAAGCTTAAGAATATGGGGGAGGAAGATCGGTTCTTCCTGTACTTTGCCCTGCAGGCTATGCGCCACGCCACCCTGGTGCTTTACGCGCCAACCATCCCGCCGGAAGTGCGGGCTAACCTGCCCTTCGTGCAGTTCGTCGACTCGGTGGAGGAAGGGATCGCGCTCGCCAGGAGCAAACTCTCCAGGCGGGCGGAGGTGCTGGTCTTCCCGCACGGCGGAAGCACGTACCCGATTCTGCCGGAATGAAGGACACCGCCGGGCGTTATCCTGCTTCAACGTCCCATGTGGCCGTTGCTCGCCGCAGCGATGGCCAGCCCGGAGGAGACGCTCAGGAATGGCTTGTGTGGGCGCAGTTTTTCCCGGCCAAAGCGGGCGGCGAGCAGATCGGTAATAGCTGGCGTGGCCGACGCGCCACCGGTGCAGATCACGATGGCGATGTCGGCAGGCGTGCGTCCCGCGGCGCTGACCACCCGGCTGACCGCCCGGTCAATCTGATCGAGGTAGTCCTGGATGGCTCGTGTGAACATCTGGCGGGTGATGCGCTGATCGATGTCGATTCCCTCCACGTGGAACGACAGGGTGACTTCTTCCTGCTGGGAAAGCGCGATCTTGGCCTGCTCGATGGCCTCAAAGAGCTGGTAACCGTGCTTGTTGTTGATCAGGGTGTAAAGCGCGGTGAATTCCGGCCCGGCTTTGTT
This window harbors:
- the larA gene encoding nickel-dependent lactate racemase, coding for MDHILRLPWGKDTLALTLPEDWSLVGEMTPQPLPAVADVTAETIRALENPYGMSRLAELAGAAAQIALVIDDDSRPTPVARLLPAVIAELERGGAGLERVTLIAALGVHRPMTDAEIARRVGEQVAPRLKIATHNPDDPAGLAELGITSRGTPVQISRVVAEADLVISIGCIEPHIIASFGGGYKNLVPGVAGRATIAHNHALNCQPATFNSVGQPIDRNPMRLDLEEAAAMIRPPVFVVNAVLNSALEVVRVVAGHPVAAHREGAQVSAAIYGVRIPRLTDVVITASHPMDQDLRQGVKALANTIRAVRRGGVLFTLVRAEEGVGVFGLANRRLPLGRRALRVLAPALLALLPRLKLKNMGEEDRFFLYFALQAMRHATLVLYAPTIPPEVRANLPFVQFVDSVEEGIALARSKLSRRAEVLVFPHGGSTYPILPE